The genomic stretch TACCGGGGCTCAATATCTTAATTGGAGGCTTCTTATTCTCCATTACCCTTATTTGTACCGGTGAGGTTTGAGGCCTTAGAACAATTTGCTCATTTATATAGAAGGTATCCTGTGTATCCCTTGCAGGATGACCCTTAGGGATATTCAGAGCTTCAAAAGAGTAATAATCAAATTCCACCTCAGGACCTTCAGCAATTTCATATCCCATACCAATAAAGATGTCCTTGATTTCATCGGTAACGATGCTTAAAGGATGCTTTTTACCAAGGTTTTTACGTTTCCCTGGTATTGTTACATCAATCACTTCTTTTTGAAGCTTTTCCGACCTCTCTTTTTTAATGAGTTCATTGTTTGTTTCTTCGATTTTACCTTCAATGAAAGCTCTAACTTCATTTGCAAGCTGACCTATAACAGGGCGTTCCTCAGCAGATAGGGCACCCATACCCCTTAACACACCAGTCAGCTCACCTTTTTTTCCTAAATATTTAACACGAAGGGATTCGAGATCCTGAATAGACTGAACGTTGGAAAGTTCTTTCTCTGCCAGATCCTTAATACTTATTAGCTGCTCTCTCATTTTTTATATTCCTCCTTTATAAGATTAATCTGTAGTATTTAAGGCATGATTAAAAAACTACTTCCGCTTTTGAGCGGGTGTTGACGAGTTAAGTCAACACATAAGCGAAATTTATAGCGGATGTTATTTTTTGATCATGACAAGGCATGATTAAAAAATAACTCACCACATTAAAAAAACCCTCATCCCGAAAAGGGACGAAGGTAATCTCCGTGGTACCACCCAAGTTTTCACCAAATAAAAAGGTAAACACTCATTACTTTAACGGGTTTGCTCCGGCATCTCCTACTATAGGGAATAATCAATATTTGAACTATTCCTCAGTTCAAAGATGCAGCTCCAGAGGGAACTTCAACGGTTTGTCTCATGGAGATACTTTCAGCCGCCGATATCTCCTCTCTAAAATCGACTATGTCCGTCTACTTTACTCTATCAAAGCTTTTGACAATTTAGATAATTATAGCACATGTTAAAAAAACATACAATATAAAAAGCAAATGTTGTGGTATGGCAAAAAATGTTTTTAATGAGTTTTACATATATGGTATAATCTATAGAAACCAAATTCTATCGCAGTTATATATTAAAAAACGGCAATATTCTTGCATTTGTTGCATTTAATACTGAATTAATAATCAGCTAGGTGGTTAACATACTATAATATATGAATGTGATTAAAACAATCAGTAATTTGCAGTAGTTGATTCTAATTGGATTGGAGCTTAGTTTATGAAGGATTTTATTTTTATATCGGATTTTGACGGTACTTTAACGGATGAGGATTTCTACTTTATTATCATGAAAAAATTTCTTGGAGATAAGGGTAAGGAAATTTATAGAAACTGGACAAGTGATAAAATGACTGTACTTGAGTTTCTGAAAGCCATTTTCGGGTCTACAAATGAAAGTGAAGAGGAAATTTTAAAGGCAGTAATGGATATAAAGTTTGATACATATGCAAAGGAATTCATAAAAAGCATTAGGGAAGCAAACGGTGATTTTATGATCCTTAGTGCAGGTTGTAATTATTATATTGATAAACTTCTCGAATATTTGGAAATTAAAGATGTAAAAGTAATATCAAATAACGGCGTTTATCAGGACGGAAAGATAGTTATGACAGCTGACACAAGCAGCCCGTTTTATTCCGAAACCTATGGAGTGGATAAGGCTCTGGTTGTAGAGCATTATAAGAAAATGTATCCAAAGCTGTACTATGCAGGGGATAGTGAGCCTGATTTTAAAGCATCTAAAATAGCGGATATTATTTTTGCAAGGGGACACCTGCAAAAAATGCTGCAAAACTCCGGTCATAATTTTGTAGCTGTCGATAACTTCAATGAAATAGGAGCTTATTTGAACCAAATGGGAGTGATTAACTATGAAAGCAGGAAATAACAGAATATCCATACCTGCAATTCTGGAGGTAGGCAAGGGAAATCTGTCATA from Pseudobacteroides sp. encodes the following:
- a CDS encoding MtnX-like HAD-IB family phosphatase, translated to MKDFIFISDFDGTLTDEDFYFIIMKKFLGDKGKEIYRNWTSDKMTVLEFLKAIFGSTNESEEEILKAVMDIKFDTYAKEFIKSIREANGDFMILSAGCNYYIDKLLEYLEIKDVKVISNNGVYQDGKIVMTADTSSPFYSETYGVDKALVVEHYKKMYPKLYYAGDSEPDFKASKIADIIFARGHLQKMLQNSGHNFVAVDNFNEIGAYLNQMGVINYESRK
- the pheS gene encoding phenylalanine--tRNA ligase subunit alpha: MREQLISIKDLAEKELSNVQSIQDLESLRVKYLGKKGELTGVLRGMGALSAEERPVIGQLANEVRAFIEGKIEETNNELIKKERSEKLQKEVIDVTIPGKRKNLGKKHPLSIVTDEIKDIFIGMGYEIAEGPEVEFDYYSFEALNIPKGHPARDTQDTFYINEQIVLRPQTSPVQIRVMENKKPPIKILSPGRVYRSDAVDATHSPIFHQIEGLVVDKGVTMSDLIGTLQVFAKSLFGEHTKIRLRPHHFPFTEPSAEVDVSCWSCGGSGCRMCKNEGWIEVLGAGMVHPKVLERCGIDPDVYSGFAFGIGVERTAMGRFNIDDLRLFYENDIRFLNQF